GCCTAATCATAAGCCACTATGCAGTATCTTCTTCTCTGGCTTCATGGTTCCTTTGGCCTGAACACAATAATTACATATCAGTAATTTATGTAATGaatattcataattttcttcaaagctttagacagctttttatttatttatttatttcatcagaCAGCCACACCCCACCTCTATCTCAGTCATATGCTGTAGCTTACATTGGCTGTTGCAAGTAGTGTTGCTCAGTGCATGAACAGTTTAATATTTCTAAATCTCTTACAGGATGCTGTTGTTGCTAAGTGGAGAAAAGTTGCCAGATCCTTCTATAGTTAAACTTCTTGCTAAGCAGAAACCTTTCAAGAGCTCAGggttttaattagaaatgatgatgctttgttttgttttcttgaaacaaTGTATCTGAATTTTATCAAACaccacatgcaaaaaaaaaaaaaagaaatggatatTGAGCCTGTTGGGTTTCAACGGATCCTGTCTTGAAAACCATGTAGCCTGAAAGAGTGTGAGGTAGTGACCATCAGACAGAAAAccagcagcactggaaaatgCTTGTATAGTGCTCTGAAACTGTATTTACAGCCCTATGCCAGAAAGATGTCTTTTTGTCAAAAATACTGCATAAACTGTATAAAACCCAAGCAAAATCATAGGGAAGACCGTAGAATGCACTTGTTGCCTACCAGCTTATTGACAGTTTTAGTTATTGTTGGAGAGgatcaaaactgaaatgaaatgtataaGCTCACACATGGAGCGTATTAAATCTCTTCTTAGTAagaaacttctgaaatacttcagcaCAGTAGGTGAATGTAAATACAAATCTAAAAGCAAGCTTTTTGCAGCTTTTACATGTAATTCCTaaattgattgatttttttttgaacagaataTTATTGCTGAACATGAAATCCGTAACATTTCCTGTGCTGCACAAGACCCTGAAGACCTTTCTACATTTGCGTACATCACTAAAGACTTGAAGACTAATCACCACTACTGCCATGTATTCACTGCGTTTGATGTGGTCAGTTTATAGAAGATACTTCCTTTAATAATGCTTTGTAATAGTTATAGTTCTTTAATTCTGTTAAATCATTTTCAGGCTATATAGTGATTAATAGAAGGTATTGTTCATTTACCACATGAAAATACTAATCTATTATGAGGTAGTAAACGAACATttttggagaaaagcaaagattttctttgatACTACCTTATTTCACATCTGAAATAATTCACCTCTGTAATTACAGATTTTTACTGTAACTTTAGTGAGTAGCACAAGAGAAATTTGAAATGctattgaaacaaaaattattcaaaaacattaatataGTATAACATGTATGAATTCTTGAAACATGTTTACAAGTGAGTCTTGACACACAAGTCTTCTAATCTCCACTATAGCTTTCCAAGAAGTTCACAAAAAGCACTTTTGACCACCCAGTCTGAAATTTCAGCACGTAGCACATAAATCAGAAATGGATCAATATTCGTTACATTCAGTGCTTAGTCCTGCTGAAAGGCTGACTCAAGAGGTAGCTTAAACTAAGTTTGCATTTTGGACTATGTTCCACCGCCTGCAAAGTCAAGGAAGGACTGGTTTGGTGACTTCCAGCTTTTTGGCTTTTACCCTCATCAGTCTCtccaaaccaaccaacaaagGGTGAGAGGGAAAAACACTTTATTGTGGAGGCCTTTGGAAACATCCCATGTTCATGATGTGGATGTGGTCTGCTTTTTGGACAGAGATCAGATGTTATCTCAGTAAGTGATTTCTTTGGATTTCTTAGCCCAGCTGCTCCATGGGTTTCAGTGTTTAGCTGGATCAGTCCCAATAACACAAACATCTTTCTAAGTATTCCTTAAACCTTTTGGTATTGTATTGAATAACCTGGAAAACTGAAACTTCTGCAAACATATagggaaaatatgaaaagttttattcttactttaaacagacaaccaaaaaaaaaaaaaaacttagatcTGAGAAAGAGGAGACCACACAGAGAGCTAACTACATATCTCAGGAGGTCCTAGGAATATTTGGCTACCACACTAAATCTCATAGATTTGAAACATCTGTGATAACAGAGATCTGGGCAGAACACTGTCCTTTTTATGTTGCTGTGTAAAAAGTTACACCTGTAACCATCATCAGATTATTATTACTAGATGGCCACTCTGttctcttctgctctctgtCACGGCAGTGGGAGTTTTAGCTTAACAAATAATCCAGATATGGagtttggggaaaatatttggaaataagtCTCAAAActcttatttctgttaaaaaacaaatagtttcCAAATACCATGTCTTCATTTATAGGTCTAATAATCAAGCACAAACACAGACCCAggtaaaattcattttcccttGCTTGGCAAGGAAAGAATAGTGATCAAGGAATAATTCTAACATTTTGCTCACTTCCCATACCTTAGGAGGAGCATTTAATACCCCAAGCACTTTGAAGTTTCTGTATTGCTTAAAATAGCCATTTAATGTCTAACTGTCATAGTTTTTTCCTGCTACATAATCCTCAGTTGGGTGTTATCTACTCAAAtattccttttgtgtgtgtgtgtgttgttttatGTTTCAGGATCTAACATTTCTTATGGAAGTACAAgctccatgaaaaaaaatctagatacTCAGAACATAAGCACAgagtaaattaaattttctatttaagtCTAGCATTTATGGAGCCTGATCTTACAGTTTGCTAATAGAAACAGTCCTGTCATTTTTTTAGTAGATAGAAATCCAACCATGATAAGAAAAGTAAAGTTCAAAATGGTAAAATCCACAATAAAGTATAAAAAAGATACATCTTAAATCATATATATTATGGTAATATAATGTACACTATTAGATGATTTTTTCACTCTCTTATGTCCTTCAATTCCTCAGGAAATGTgggaaatagcttttttttttttttttttttttttgagtaggaAAGTATTTTAGTATAACATGTCAACTACCAGCGTTACTGATACTTACAATTTAGAAGTGACTTTACATTCAACTTCTCTACTCAGAGTTATAATGCTATAATCAAAATTGGGAAAAACATCAGACTTGCTTGAAGAATATTGAAGGAGACAAGGCTTGGGGGGAGAAGAGGATTTATTGAGCAATATTTGAAACCCACTTCACTCATTCACTTAGAAAAAGCAGCCCTAAAACTACCAGTGAGGGATTCCTACTGGAGAAAAAGCCATCATAACAGTCCCTGTTCCAAAGTTCAGTTCATATATGGGAGATATCCAAAGTAATTTCAGTCAGGTATTCTTTCATTGTGCAACACACCAATTAATAGAAGACAATCTGCATAAACTGGAGCGGTATCTGCTTTTGTTCATACAAAGGGCCAGACTAGTACTCTGCATAAACCCAAagactttccttttctgtattcttctgtCCTTCATTGCACAGATTAAGCTGGATAAGCATTGGAAACAgctagtatatatatatagcagagatgaaaaaacatgttttcaggTCTCAAAGTTCTCTTTATTGCCTTCTTCCAGTGGATTTGGAgactgaaatttgttttggaagTTGTTCTCTGTTCACGTGACCATCCAGGTACAATCAATATAGCATCTGCATGTCCTCAGAAcgaaatatttctttcctttcctaaacCCAGAGAGAGCATGCCCAGATGCTATCCTCTCAGGGGCAAATTAGGCAGAATGTGTGAAAGCGTTTTAATTCCTCCTCACAACCTTCTTGAGATGGAGCACACTCAGGCACAGAGAGCTTTCAGCTCATGAGCAAATGAGTCTCTCCTCTTTGTCTAGTCTACATAGATGGCTTTTGCAGCAGcctgaaaagcacattttgaaaGCCTGTTTCCATCTTTGCATTGCATACAATATCTCTCTGTGTCACAAtaaaagagagggaaggattCAAAAGAGTTTGACACCCATCATTGCTTTAAATCCGCAATGAGAAAGGATCTAGAATTTGAGTTGCATGAGTGCCTGTTCATGAAAACCTCGTGCAGCCCAGGAGTCCACAGCTGTTAAAGGCAAATGCCAGGTGTGCTTCTCTTGTCATACCAGCTTCGGTGAGCTGagctttcttcctcttgaaTGCACAAAGGCTGACGCATTAGAGTGCAGACAAATGTACGTCCTTTCATGTGCCCccaaatgtaaatgttttgtgGTCTGGAGGGTAAAGCATCTGTACAGTCAACAGTGTAAACATACATGTATAGCAGCTCTACACCCAAAGAACTCAATTTACTAATAAATAATCTTCCATATTTGTCAGGTTTTTATAGTAGAAATCCTTGACATCAGGCCTTGAAGACTCCATCATGACTAAGAATTGGGCAAATGATTACATCCCAGGGAATGGAAATTTTGAACTGGGAtagaattttcagatttttcaagtTAAGATTTCATATAttgtgtttggtttggttttaccTACTGGGATTTTAAGTTCAGTACATTGCAGAGAGGGTCTCCTAATCGACATTACTACACAGCCAATGAGGTGGGTAGCTCATACCAATTATCTGTGAGATATCAAAGGAAGCTTCTCCAGTAAATTCAGTCTAAAGACCAATTATAACATTGAtcataaaggggaaaaattttTTTGCATAAAAGCAGAAACCCATCAAATCCTCATTATATCCAGTGTTTTTCCAAAAGGgcaaaatgttactttttcaaaaaaaaaaaaaaatcccttgcaAAATCCCTCGCAAGTGACATTTTAAGTTTTTGTAgatcaaaagacagaaattagCAATCTTGCTCTCATTCTTAAAGTAATCCTGAAGCCTCAACATAGCTTTATGGAAGcatgaaaatacagtgaagaAACAGTGCCTGCTGCAActtatgcaggaaaaaaaaaaaaaaaaaaagtaagctaaACTGTAGCAAAACAATTAGCTGTTGTAATTGGTTGGCTGAATTAAAGTGGTTGAAGAATAGACTCAGACTTGCACTAAGAAATTGAAATATAACATTACACTGGAAACAAGGCAGTTGACCTCAGTTTCTCATAACACACAAATTGTTGCTTAAAGGCATTAGCTTACTCACTTTCCTTCTCTGCCATGCTGAGCAGAGAATGGGATTGTAGCAGCACTCAGAATCACCATGGTCCTAAAAAATTTACCTCCTTTCCAAGGAGCTTGATGGGGTGACGTAAAGGTCAATGTCTTCCACAGCGACCACAGGGTCTACAACTTTTGTTCTAAGCATCTCTTGGGTAGACAGACCTGTTTACTTCCTTTTGTGtcatatgttaaaaaaaaaaaaaaaatcaaatggtCTGATCAGTCTATCAGAAGGATTTCCATTATGGTTTTTACAGTTGTTGTCTTCCTCCCATATCCTCAAGAGAATCCTGCTCTTACCTCTCCGGTAATAGCCCATCCAAGAATATATGCTAACTCTCATCTTCATATTCCTCTTCTAGTACTACAAGTGAGAAATTTCTCAAACCAAACCTATTTACTTctgttgtgtgttttgcttttttcaatGATAATTTTGCAGATACTTcgttttaaattttaaaaggtaaaattctAAAGCCCTCCATTATATCCAAGTGAAGTGCATGCTTCACTTCTTCAAAGCTCTGTCACAGTACACCATGTGTGACATTTATGCACAAGTTATGGTTCGGTTTATGTTTAGAATATTGAACAGAACAGTACACACTTTGTATTGTTTGTCATATTTCAAATATGTATTAACTATAGAAACAGCTACATGTCTGCATGCTCCAGGCAGgcctatttttttcattttacacactatacaagaaaacaaaccataGTGGCTTACGACAAGATGCAGGACCCAGACTAGATTTCCCATGTCTCTGCATGGCAgactctctgcttttctctacTCTGATCTCAGAACTGTTCAGTCTGTCTCTCAGGGACCTTTATGTATACCTCCCTGGATAGTGCATTCTCCCAGTCCCAATAGTATTACAGTCTGCTTTTTCTCCAAGCCTTTATTACACCCTGTTCTGTTGATGTATTCCTTTATCAATAATAATATTCAGTGTAGATAATCCCATGGTGACATAGTACACTGCTTTAGTGTCACAAAAGCGGATTAAGATGTTGTTAGAATAATATCCTCGTGCTACTAATGTGTGCAGTCTATTTCAAATAATATTATTCTGTACCTTTTTAACGATTATACTCAATTGGTCTTAATTCTATAACTAGTGTCCTGCTAAAAGGCAGATCACTTTATAATAGTCTCTTTAGCCTTTCATTTATGACTCCACTGGCAAACTGTAACCTCAGTATTTCTCAGTCCTGGCCAGTTTCCTTAAATTAAGCGTGAGACAATTTGGAGACTATTGCTATCAAATCAGACAAACGTTTTTACTCGGGAAACTATGCAACTTTGGCTAGCTTGCTGTTGTTAATGCAGTCATAACAGCTGAGAGGATGTCCCCGTGGAGGAGtataattgttttctctctgaccTAACAAAGGCCAGAGTTGGCACCTTTATAAGAAGCTGTTGTAATGAGCCAAATAGGCTGAATTTAGCCTACGCTTTTTCTACAGAGTATAAAGACTCTCATTACAGAGAAAGTGTAGGTTATGAAGTACATCACTCAGTGTAGTGCGATAACAAAGGGATAGAATTTCTTCATGACTGCAGTGAAACTGTAGTATATGGCATGAAATAAGACACAGTCTTTTAACTATTTAATGACTGAAGGGCAGATAGTGTATTTCTGTGTGTCTTGCACTGCTTTCTCACTTATTACAAACCCAACAGTTAGACTTGACAAGCTAAAAAGATGCATCATGTAAAATTACTACATCTGAAATTACATCAAAAGCATGTAGGTGTTTTAAGGGCTCACCTAATTTCAAAGCAATACAGGAATGCACCCAGCTATGGGCTACAGATGTTCAGGAAGGAGAGAGTAACTTCTGAATTAAATCCAAGATGTATGAATTACTCTAAGGAGAATGCAGGACATAAGAAAGTAAGCCTGCAGGCTTGTGTTTGCTCTGCAGGTGTTCAAAATATTATTGGAAAGTTTGTAGGAGCCTAGAAATAAATATACCAAAACAACCCCACaaacctggaggaaaaaaaaaaaaaagactttcactTGCAGTTTGGATTATGGTCAGCCAGCTCTGGAGAAGGAGAGGTCAGCAAAGGAGGTCTGAAGTAGAGGAAGGTGGAATGTCAGATACCCACAGCAGTGCAAGATGGGTGGGGTCTTGAGAACGGCAGATACGGGGTGAGGTGGGAAGAGGTGGGGGGGTTAATGACTTGTTCGAAGAAGAGGTGACACCTATCCACCCACCCCTTTTCTCATGTTTAGTGAGataatgttttcaaagttttttaaAGTAGTTATTTTCACTACAGTAGATTACATAGAGATTGTCTGTAATCAATGAGAAATCAAATAACAGATGTAAATATTGCAgatattgtttttaattattttcattacaatgCATTCTGTAAACAGTACTACGCCACTTCTTATATCTAACAATAACTCCACCTAACtccaattttaaatgtttttcttttgttccagaATTTAGCTTATGAAATTATTCTTACATTAGGACAAGCATTTGAGGTGGCCTATCAGCTTGCACTACAAGCACGAAAAGGGGGCCATTCTTCAACCCTCccagaaagctttgaaaataaaccCTCCAAACCTATTCCAAAACCACGTGTTAGTATTCGGAAGTCAGTGGTAAGTAGAAAGGAGTGGTgcatgcaaaaaaagaaaaataacaataataataatagtaagcTATACAGTAAGAATTGATGCATGTGTAGAAGCTGTGTAAGTTAATACACCTGTTGAGTCAGAAATTCTCCACGTCTCAGCTGTGCCACCTCTGCTCATCACCTGGTAGGGTTATGTCACTGCAGTGCAGGAAGCCACTCAGAACTGCCCAATTTGTGTTCCTCCAGTTTAGAAAGTTGCTTGACTAGTGTTGAACATATCTCTTTTCTAGTTATTCCAAAGTTTTAATTGATTCAGCCTAATTCCAATGTATTGTCCTTTTTTAAGTGTTGTGTATCACAGCCAATGCATACATCTAAAACTGTTTAGTTCCATGGACTTCCCGGAGCTCGCgtcaagaaataaaatcagcacTAAACCTATCATTGGTACACAATCACTGCATGTGCAAATCAGTATCTCAAAAATTTTGATGTTTGATTTGGGTATGATTGCCAGATGATGAAACCTAATCAAATTGCAAATCCAAATCAATCTACAATGATCTTCTTGTCACACCAAACAACttcttttcttacctttttttattcttttttgacCCTCTATGGAACCTCCTGTTTCAGAACAGCATTTCAATACACCTTTTCAATATCTTCTTTAGAATCCCAAATTCCTAAAAATCCTAGGTCATCAGAGCAAcatattgattttctttatttaaagtgTCATCCTAGAGTGCACAGCTGACAGGGAAACACGCTTTTACGatacagcttttcaaaaattacgaaaataattttaaatcaagtGAGCATAGTGTGATCGTGTAGTTGACTACATAGCGTATCATATTCACTGGCTATAAAGAAGAACCATACTCTGCAATATTTAATTCTGGGATGAGAGGAAGGCGATATGTATACATGAACATGTACGTATGACCATACACTTTCTTGTTCATCACCATAGGATTTTAAGAAAGAACATTTCCTGATGCTATCATCTGTCTCAGTACTGAAAGGACTTTGCAGGATCAAGTGTTGCTTTAAATGTAGCGTTAACAAGCTTTGATGTGCTACAACTTGGGGATCAGCACAGCTCTGATCTAAACTGTAAATCAGGGCAACCATCAGCAGGTAGATGGGAATGCAGACCACTGCAGACTACTGCTGTAGATGTTAGAACAGGACTTTGTTGATAAAGGTTTTGTGGTGTGTtctagtattttattttatttttaagaaaaaaacttctaCTAGAAATGCTGTGTGCAGAGATGGTAACCCAtctgtttatttgcatttgttttaaagcaaatagaTCCATCTGAACAAAAGACTCTTGCGAATCTACCATGGATTGTTGAACCTGGACAAGAAGCCAAAAGAGGCATTAATACCAAGTATGAAACTACAATTTTCTGATACAAAACTGTCCCCCTGTTCCTTGTTGTGCCTTGCACTCCAAGCAGTCACAGCACAGCCTTTCCTTTATGGCAACGTTTCAATCCAGCAGAGAGGAAGACTGCACTGTATGAGTGGCCTTGTAACTAACGAAAAAGGCTGATAGTCATTTCTGGTGAtcttcttcctgcagcactgaCAGAAGAATGACACTATAtgaagacttttaaaattacagtccacaagaggagtgagaaacattatttttcacacaGTTCTCCCTTGTGACTTTGCCACAGtgctttctttgatttcttattttagaattctactttttaaaaaaaacaaaaggtctCCTAACTAACACTAATGCTGCCTACAAGTAGGATATTTGAttggttttttatttaaatcttggcagtttttaattgaaatagaACCAGAATTAATA
This genomic window from Cygnus olor isolate bCygOlo1 chromosome 1, bCygOlo1.pri.v2, whole genome shotgun sequence contains:
- the LOC121069879 gene encoding ankyrin repeat and sterile alpha motif domain-containing protein 1B-like isoform X4 — encoded protein: MQGDARRRRNENYFDDIPRSKLERQMAQTGDWGEPSITLRPPNEATASTPVQYWQHHPEKLIFQSCDYKAFYLGSMLVKELRGTESTQDACAKMRKSTEQMKKVPTIVLSVSYKGVKFIDATNKNIIAEHEIRNISCAAQDPEDLSTFAYITKDLKTNHHYCHVFTAFDVNLAYEIILTLGQAFEVAYQLALQARKGGHSSTLPESFENKPSKPIPKPRVSIRKSVQIDPSEQKTLANLPWIVEPGQEAKRGINTKYETTIF